Part of the Bacillus andreraoultii genome is shown below.
TTCATGAACAAGTTCTTTTGCTTTTATTCGTATTGTTGATAATCCATCCCCTGATTGCGAATTAATAGGAATTGCAACAACGTTATGCTTTTCAAAATAATTTATCCACTCTTGTGTTTTTCTTGTATCTGCTAAATCTGCCTTATTCAATAAAACAATTCGCGGTTTATGATTAATAATTTCATCAATCATTGGATTACGAGATGAAAGAGGAATCCGTGCATCAGTTAGTTCAAAAATAAGATCAACTAACTTGAGCTTTTCCGTAACTTCTCTTCTTGCCTTTGCCATATGTCCAGGAAACCATTGGATTGTCATGAAACTTCCTCCTTCCTTTATTTAATGTATAAAACGAAAATCTTCCAGAGGCCAATAAATGATGTTAGCCTTTCCTAAAATTTCATCGATTGGGATAGGTCCAATATGACGACTATCTTTACTATACCGACGATTATCACCCATAACAAAAACATGTCCTTTAGGAACTTCAACAGTAAAAGGATCTGTTAACGTTCCTCCTATTAATTCCTTTTTATACTCTTTTAAGTATGGTTCGTCTATCTTTTTTCCGTTTATATATAACGTGTCATCTTTGTATTCTATCTTATCTCCAGGAAGTCCAATAA
Proteins encoded:
- the lepB gene encoding signal peptidase I, which gives rise to MMAKKSELWEWIKIIVIAALLAAAIRYFLFTPIIVDGESMMPTLEDRDRMIVNRLSYKVGEPKRFDIVVFHATEEKDYIKRVIGLPGDKIEYKDDTLYINGKKIDEPYLKEYKKELIGGTLTDPFTVEVPKGHVFVMGDNRRYSKDSRHIGPIPIDEILGKANIIYWPLEDFRFIH